TCTCCTATAGTGAAATTTGTTGTGGGTAAGTTcaccaaacaaaaaatatttgttgTAGGCAATGGAAATGAAGTCAGATTTTGGGAAGACATTTGGCAGATTTAGCTGTCTTTCCAATCCTTATTTTATAGCTTCTGCCAGGTTTCTTTCAACTGCAACGTagttctcttctttttcttcaatcgGCATTATCTATTGTGATTTAGAGTTCTgaagaaatttgaatgaaagaGGTCCACAAATTTACAGCATTGTCTTCTTCTCTAAACAGTGTCTCCTTGCATCCAAATCGCTTTAATGAAAGGCCATGGTCGGTTACTCATTTAGTAGCTAGTaaatcttctcttttttttttttttttttttcttctgtaaaTTGGTCAACAATCAACCCAATCCTCCCTTTAAGCCATTTAAGTTGATTTTGAAGGCTGATGATCCAGCAAAGGTGCAAACTTTCACATGGCTGCTGGTACATGAGAGAATAGATATTTATTATAGGATCCAAAGAAGGCCCTATGCATACTGATCGCCATGTTGGATTGTGTTATGCGTATGCAAGGGAAGAACGCTGACCACatttttgttcattttctttttactAGGTTTATCTGGGAGGCCTGAAAATTGGTGTGTCTGAGACACTGTTTTCATTTATGTcatgaaggttttttttagtTGAGGGGCTAGCAAATGATGCTCACCCCTTGGAGATATGCTGTTTTGGTTCTTATGTGGAATGTTTGGCTGGAAGGAATAGGAGGTTCTTTGAGGACAATGAGGAGGATGCAAAGTTACTATGGGATTAATTAGATATTAAGTTCTATGGCATCGTTGAGAAAGTATTTTAAAAAGCTTCCCTTGTACTatagttattttttatttaggcACTTGATGTTTGATAATTTTATGTGATCATGTTTCAGATGGTTAAATTAGATGCTGATAGATTTCTTGTCCGGTTGATCTGACTTCAAACTCCACCAGTACATATAAAGCTCCTGTAAAGTGTAAACTGCCCCCACTTTCTTCTCCTACAGTTCCTTCAAACATCTTTTAGTTTCTAAGATATAAATTTTCCACTTTGCACGAGAGAAACAAATTCTCACATGCGTGACAGGGTACTATTCCAATTCATAAGCCTCTTGATATTTTGGTGATTTGGTCTTAGgaaatttaaggaaaaaaatagtaatgttaTCATCGTAAACCTATTCCATAAATGAAATTTACTAATTCATTTTTCTGATACATTTGAAGTAGAATATGGAATTCCTTCGGTTGCATCCAGCAGTATTAAAGTTCGTGTGATTGACATATCTTCTGtttaaatttttcaaaataGGCATTTTAGGTGCaaatagaggtcgcacttggtgcgatggcaagtgccttcgcccatgagcggtaggtctcggattcgagacttgggagcggcctctccataaatgggggtaaggctagccgacattcacctctcccagaccctgcgtaaagcgggagccttgtgcattgggtacgacctttaggCATTTTAGGTGCAAATATGTTTATTTGCATGCAGACAGGCTTAGGAAAAAAGTTAAGAGTTTTATCTTGTTATTTAATTTGGTCCTCTTCTCTTAATTTAGTTCCAGTGGATGAGGTAGGTTATCTTGTTCACTGTATCTCCTTGCAGGGGCCATGACATTCAATGTAGAATATGGACGGTGGCTGGAAGAGCAAAATCGGCAAATTAATGAACTGAGATCAGCAGTAAACTCTCATGCAAGTGATGCAGAGCTTCGTATTATTGTAGATGGAATCTTGGCGCACTATGATGAGATCTTTAGGCTGAAGGGCACAGCAGCTAAGGCCGATGTATTCCATTTGTTGTCTGGTATGTGGAAAACACCTGCTGAGAGGTGTTTCTTGTGGCTTGGAGGTTTTCGTTCATCTGAGCTCTTAAAGGTGAAGCAACTTATCATGTCTTGATGGCTTTGATGTCATATAGGGCAGATTCATAAGGTTCTGATTGAAGACATCGTTTCTGCCCATTTTTCGGGTTTCAGATTTCTTTCTTGAATACTAATCTGTCACTCACATAAGAGATGGAAGAATATCATCTCCTTGGTTTTTGTCAAATCATGCTCTGCTCATttccttgattatttttttcttttatgcctAGGATCATGAATTTTTTTCTATATGACGTTTTTGGTCTTATTCCCTTggataaaattaaaatgaatgAGTTTGTGTGCAGCTTCTTGTTACTCAGTTGGAGCCTCTGACGGAGCAGCAGTTGGTTGGGATTAACAACTTGCAGCAGTCCTCCCAACAGGCAGAAGATGCGTTATCTCAAGGGATGGATGCATTGCAACAATCCTTAGCTGAGACCTTGTCCAGTGGATCTCTTGGCTCCTCAGGTAACTCGGGAAATGTAGCTAACTACATGGGTCAAATGGCCATGGCAATGGGAAAGCTTGGGACCCTTGAAGGGTTTATCCGTCAGGTAATGCATTATAGTGCTTTATCGTTTACTCGTTTGTGTAGTCAGTACTGTAGCATCACACATATAGTAACCATCAGTGTGAAACTGTACATCAAAGAATAAAATGGGACAAAAGCCAATTACCCCATTGCCCAATCCCGCCTCTTAACTTCTTTCTGAAATGTGAGGGTGCTAAAACAGTTTGATATTTAGTTGGATCTCTGAAATATGTATCATTTGAAATCTATATGGCTATCATTTTTATCCTACAAACTAATGCGATTGGGGTTTATGaagaatttttttagattatccACCAACCTGCCAAAACCTCTGTATGCATGAATTTGTTTTTATacgcctaaatgtttatttggtaAAATATGCTATTCGTTTACAAAAGTCGATATACTCATGAGGCCTAGCCAAAAAGGAAGGAgcatgaaagaaaacaaaatcttaATATTCATTTTTCCTGTTTTTCGTGTGTGCACTTTCTTGTTCTTATAACTTTTTAAGTGCCTAATCTGTTCATGGGCTAATAATATCAGGCTGACAATTTGCGGCAACAAACACTGCAACAAATGCACCGTATCTTGACAACCCGCCAGTCAGCTCGTGCACTTTTGGCTATACATGATTATTTCTCACGGCTACGTGCTCTGAGTTCTCTCTGGCTTGCCCGCCCAAGAGAGTGAAATGTTCCCAAACTGCTTGGTAAGGTTGTGGCCTGCAAGGCATCTGAGTAGCAATTGACTTTCTCTAGTACAGCACCGGGATTACCGGGTTCTCGTTACAAATCTTCTTTTATAGATTGTTCCCGATGCTGTAGCTGTAGAAATTGTATCGTTAGTGCTAATTCTGTAATTCTGTAATTTTCTACCTGCATTCTAGTCATCGTAGGGTCTTCTGTAATGCTTATTACTGTTAATAATTATAGGATTATGGTGTTTATGTAATTGTAATTTGTGACCGAGTTTTCGAAATGAATTTTGGATAATGAAATGCATGATGGTTTTGGCTGGTACTTCACATCAAACATGAAGGTTTTTGACGTTCTAGTTCTCTGCTATTTACAGCAGTTGATTGTAAAGAACACGGTACATTAGTTATGGCCCTGTGGCTAAGTTATTCTCGCTCTGCAGGGGCGGAAGTTTTACATGGTTATCTACCAACTAGTTTTGTGTAACGATCCTGGATAGGCGAGATCGTCGTTGAAAACATGGATGCAAGGAAACGAGCACATTATCTGCTGACCCTGTAACCAACATCTGCAAAGTAGGCTAGTTTATGTGATTTCTTGTTTTGATGTATGTTGCTAGATTAGCATATTCATTTTTTCTGTACAATAGATAATGGGGGACGGAACCGAACCCTAGAACCTAAAGTGCACGGATTAACGCTCTTAGCCACCCTAGAACCTCAAGTGCAGAGATTAACGCTCTTAGTTGAGTAATGCTCTTAGCCACTCGACTCACAAGCTCCTTGTGAACGCAGGTTACATTTCCATGGAAATAAACGTAGGTACTTTGTTTAAGAGTCTAAGTACACTGTATATACCTTTAATCATGACAACGTACCCATACAAAAGGGACCACAGTCGAAATCAACGTACCAAAACAGAAGGGACCACAGTCGAAATCTGATTTGACATATCGGTATGctaaaaattttgttttcttgagGATGCAGATGCACTGTTTTTGCTAGGTAATCAGTGTGGCACGTCACGGCTGGAATCCAGCCGATGTCTCTTAGTTGCACAAGAGACTTAATTCAATTTCTTTTGTGTAGTGCTTTTCATacaatttttacttttcacattttttttcaatttttggctatcagatcgaatgaattgaagtagattaatagacaaaaattaacatgagtATGTGAGGTAAAAATTAGTGTATAAATAGTACTATCCTTTCTTCCCTATTCTCCACTCTATTGTTTTTGGCCCAAGAGACGATACATTAAATAAGGGTAGACATAATAAATTAGTATTGAACTATTCGTAAGATTCTAAATTCAATTTATACTTACAAGTACAAATGAATATTACTATAATGCAGTATTAAATTTTTATATCTTTTCATCGTTGAAAATAATAAtagttttacaatttttttgacGAAAAAAAGGTCTAGTTACAATCTTACATACCACGTAGTAGTACATATTTTTGTAAGATCTAACTGTTTTAAAGATTCTTTATATCTTCATGTGTAAAATTTAACTGTTACTTTTTCGAACAACTCAATACTCTATAGTAAGACTAggaaaaattgtaaaatttattTAGAAACAATTCACCTTTGTAAGTATATTTGGTGTTAGTGTGACTAGGATTAAAATAACTACCACGAGGTGGCTCAGTAGTTAAGGATGATTTCTATGCTCGTATTTTACACAACACGTTTTCAGTTCAATTTTTGACGTAGGTAAATCGCACGATTGTGGCTAAGGTCGATTGAAATGCCTTTATGAGTCTTTTTAACCTCCAAAAAAGTGAATTGTCGTGATAAAGCCATCAAGtagtctttttgttttattttttttttaaagaagaaaaaaaggagtaTTGAATACATAAATGGATCTGTGGTTGACACTTGACGCTGAACTTGGGAGATAACTTGGACAACAATGCAACTTTCTCGAAGGTCAAGCCTAACCCAAATGATGTTCATCCAAagccaaaaccatttcatttcttaaagtcAGCATCATGTGCACAATCTaattttgtttatgtgtttattttatttgtttaggaAGTGAGATATTTCAGTCAAAAGAATGGGATTAAGTTAGGTGACCTGAAATCTAACTCAACAAAAAGATTATACATTCTCGTTATTATTGtgaataaaatttgaaatttctcaTTTACATATGCCTGATACAACACTAATTAGTAACAAAATCATAAATCATGTACTAAAATTAATCACTTATCCATTTGAGATTGGCATAATTTTCACTAATTGTGAACtcatacttttgcttttgtatAAAAGGTTTTTCTAACCAAAATAGTCCATGAAATTGACATAACTCTTACTTTGGTCCCTGACGATGtaaatcgataaaagtgattGAGTTGTCAGTCgtaaattattttggtcattctgtgaaAAACTTGTCAATGTTCTTGTTAAGTAGAGaggttacaacaacaacaacaacaaagcattttcctattaagtgggttggctatatgaatcctataacgtcattgcgctcagttctgtgtcatgtctttcgttagatccaaatactctaagtcttttcttagagtctcttccaaagtctttctaggtcttcctctactcctttgGCCATGAAACTCTATCCCGTAATCACATCTTCTAACcagaacgtcagtaggccttaaGTAGAGAGGttagtttgacaaaaatactcttGGAAATGTAATCACGTGGTCGTTCACATGATAATTTAACAAGGACATTGGCAGattttttatgaaatgactaatGATTTACTGTGTACAAACTTAGAAACCACGTCTATTGATATTTCTTGTCAAAAACCAAAGTAAGTAGTTATGTTAATCTTAGTGAGAATTTTTAGATGATAAAAATCCCAGTAACAAAATTGACCCATAAGACTAAACAAAAAGTTGAACAAGATATAACGagaaaatttttaaatatactACAAAAGTTGTAGAAAGATCCAAAAATAaactttttaaatatattaacaAATCTGTTCTAGAAAGGCACAAATAAACAGACTTCTTGATAGTATTATGTTGGTAACGTAAGGTTTGATTATTTATAGTACAAAGGAGGATCCTCTTCTCTTCCAATTGCACTTGCAGAATTACTAAATCAAAATACGTAAGTGATAATATTGATAGAGATTAAAATACGTAAGTAACAATATTGATAGAGAtttgttattgacatttcaAAACGCTGAACATttatatttaaaagaaaaaaaaatacatttataaGAAGTGCACAATGAAAGTTTTAGGATGCCAATAATAATTTTCTATTAATATCTAATAGAAAAAAATCTCCACCGCCTCATTAGCTTCTCAGAACACATGCATAATTGTGTACGGTAAAATTTACATCAtaagataaggaaaaaaaaaaaaaaaaaaaaaaaagccctccCCGACAGACTTGTTACTatattaaattataaatacatTGCTTGCCGTTGGATATCAGGAGTCATGAACCTAGGCAGAAGCTTCCCTTTTTCCTTGTGGCCCAAAAATAAGTGTTTTTGTCCGATGAAGACATACGACTTGAAATTAAGGTGTCCCCATGGTAATGTCCTTTAGCACCACATACTTTCATATTAGTCATTCTCATTTGTCAATGTTAGGAGTTATCAAAACTTGTATGATAATCCTTTCTTTAAATGATTATGAGATAATTATCATtagtgttttgttttgtattttattctaaATTATAAATTGCGGGAAGAGATGTAAATCTTTTATAATATGCACATTAAAAGTACTAATCTTGAGAAGCCATTGAATCAAAGCACAAGGAATCACGAAATGAACCAACAAGTAAAGATCTATCGCTCTCTCTCTATATGCCTTATGCACTCCTATATGGGGTAGTTTTTTATTGGTACACAAGCAATGTTTTAtactaaattattttaaaagcaggGAGAGAAACTCAAACTTTAATCTAAAAGAGCACACTGTTCTAGTCAACTTCACAAAACTAGAAATCTGTATAATTATCTCTTGTTGGTAATATAATATGATTCATATActataaatattaaattaaagagTATACTATCTTTAtcaaattttctctttttttattgatgaaaATCAATTGTCATCTTTAACAAAGAGTATAATAtctttatcaaatgtttcttTTGGGACTaaaagggtgcgtttggtacgcagatggaacggaacggaacgggaagggacgggacggaacgggacgggacgggacggaacgggacggaacgaaggtgtaatttttgaaaaagacatggggtatatttgtcttaaaatggtaaaacattgcgtTCCAcaaacgtggaacaaacccgttccagggggggaggtggaacgcaaaaacactcaaaatctgtcccgtggaacagcccgttccacccatttttggcgcaccaaacgcgggacggaacgcctcgtcccgttccgtcccgtcccgtcccacgtaccaaacgcacccaaaGGTCACGCGTTTGGACCGAAATAGtttctttgtaaaaaaaatgataaagctgtgtatatacaacaaatatcactttttttctaaaaaaaaggataaagcTGCGTATATACAATAAACATCTCTTACCTCCTCCAACcctcacaaaggaaaaaatctTGTTAACTTGGGTTCATCCTTTAAAATCAATTGTCATCTTCTTTAATAAGGATTAGAAGCAAACCATTTTCCACATCATGTGCTAAATAATTACTCAAAGACAAACCTATAAAGAAACCAAAGTCTCAACCCACCACATTTCCACAAGCCGGCCCCATTCTCTTCGGCCAATCCATTGCAGCGACGTCTTAAATATCATCCTCCACGAAACCAATATGTAATTCAAGTCATGGGAGGCTGCGCACGTGGGTTTTATCCAAGACTTTCTGAGTTGCTTTGTTACATTGAATCTCAGTCTCAATCAATCAAACCCTTATTCATATATAGTATAAAGCTTATGCACAAAGGGTTTATATTTAGACTATACCATAAACTAATATACGTGCTTTCTGATACGTGAGCGAATTCGTAACATCATGCGTCACTAGACGTTTAATATCTGTAAGCATGCGGgccatgtatgtgtgtgtatatatgtatatatatctcGTAAGGAATCTTCGATACTTTGCATTTTTCCAATTTCCTTTTCATCAATCAAACTCTTCCCTTTTTCCTCCATCCTCTTCTTCCTAGAACCTCGCCCGCGAGACCCCAAAACCAAAAGTCTTTGTCCGTACATTATATATAAGTAACCCTAGGGCAAAACTAGGTCATCACAATTCACGCTCACTTTTTGTACACATTTTTCTGAACTCGACGGTTGAAACTGTTTGAAATATAACTTCTGGAAATCCGTCGAGGATCTTATCTTCTCTGTAATTCGTTTTAAGTTACAAAAGGCGATGGACGTGCTAGGTGTGAACGTGAAGAGCCCGAAGCAAAGCAAGAGAAGCAGATCAAAGGGTGGTGTCAAAGTTGTCTACATATCAAGCCCTATGAAAGTTAACACCAGTGCCTCTGAGTTTAGGGCACTTGTCCAGGAGCTCACCGGAAGACACTCCGATGCGGAGCGTTTTATGGAAACAAATAACAGTGGCCAGCATCATCAACAAAATGTTCATGAGGATTCTCGTGAGCAGAAGTTGAAGGTTGTGGATGATTACGTGCTGCTGCCTCAGCTTCCTTTCCCGAATTCCTTTTATGAGTTTCCGAATTGCGCTTCGGATTCTTTGTTTGAACCATTTTCTGGGCAGTTTGAGCTGGATGTGCTCAGAAGCTatgatcaaatttaaattttatagtTACTAATAGATCTCTCTGTaattatcttttcttttcttttttttatcgaTTAATGCTATAGTAATATATAAGGGGCTTCTTCCACGAATTCAGTgcagttttcagttttcaatatAAACTTGAGTGAGAAGTGTTAATGTTAGTTGCACATTAGGCGTGTGCTGATCGTCTTTTTTGATCAATGTTGAGTCTGCATTAGATTAATGATCAGAATTATCTCATGCATGTGTGGGCGACTGACTATAATATTTACCTTAGTTTTGATTTGGCCATGGGAGAAATGACTGTacctttttggacaaaagaaagaaaaacaatgtACCAATTTGAATAAGATACGCTAGTCTCTTGCCCCACAAGGTGTTTTCAAATTAAATTGTAGGCAATGTTTCAAGCTCTTTGAAGGAAGTGTACATAATCGATTGGGTCTATCACAATCGTCCTCTTATATCGAATATGCCACTATGGTGATATTGCAAACTGACAATAATGTACTATTTTAAGATACGTCACAATAGCGTACCTAATATAGTCATATCCTCAAGAGGATGGTTGTGATAGACTCGATCATTTGCATCTATGTTTGTTACAACAAAGATTGGTTAAATGTTTACACTTCTTTTCAAGCCTAAAACATTGCCGGTGACCATACCATTCAAGTACGTGGTCGGATTTGTAGGGCTGCCGAATAAAAAGTTGCCACATTGTCACAATTGGGGCTGGATTAACCAAAAGGCAaggtgtgtgtgtttgtgagggagagaggggTCAGAGAAAAGGCCTGTTGCCCTACTCAAGTTTTCCCTCGCAATTAGTgcagttggatttaaattttgaCATTGGAAGAGTGTTCCCTTCGAAATATGTCTGAACAATGCAGGTACATGTACATCCATGACTTGAGCACTCTGTATCTACGAGGACAATTATCTGAGTCTAACATCTTGTTTGAAAgagtttttaaaatgacttaaaATACTTTTGAAAGAAGTACGTTTTTGGAAGAAGCACCAGATATGTGATTCTTGTAGAATGCACGTCAAATGCTTTTCAGAATCCACTTGGATTTTTCTTAATGATTGGTTTCACAAACATTTATCAAAAAtgatttcagtcattttaaaaacacttacaaACGAACCCTAAGATGATTTAAGAATACGGCTCATCTCTAGTTCATTACTTTAAATTCAATAAGCTTGGAAACCAATATGCAAATATACGTACACATGTCTTCTTCATATATGTATTAGGATACCAGTATATACAAGCCAGGTCGAACAGGGTCGTCCAAGCATCCAACAAACTacctaaaacaaaacaaaacaaaacagccTATGTTGGAGTTCAGTTCCTATGCTGCTCACCGACATTTCACAAATCATAAGGAGTCGTTCATCCTTCAATCATGATGTAAAATCATTCTATTGTACAAAACTTTATAATCCGAGCTGTTTTTTCCGTCATCATCTAAAGATCATCATTAAAGGAGTTCATTAAATTTGGAGACGGTTTAATCATCCATATGTTTCTCAGGTTGCAATTGCACCAACTGAACAGCTCAAACCTGGTCGTGTAAATggccaaagaagaaaaataaagagtgGAAATGAACGCCAGTATATCTCTCCCTTCAGGCCGAATGCAGAAACCTTCTGTCCAAGCGCTCTGTGCCTACAAGATCAACATGTAGTAAATATAAATTCTAATATGCATCAAATTTAGCAGAAGCTATAAAAAAAACTCCAGATGATGGCATCAACGTCGATGATCAGCTTCAGTTTCAGTCAGTACATACTTGATTTCCTTGTGCAATGCAACAGTCTGAAGAGTTGCGATGTTGTTCCCTTCCCTTGATTATGCAATAGAAATCATTTCCGGACACATTGAGTACTTATGGTAGAACGGGCACTGTCATTGGTATCAGACCACAGCACATAGAAATTGGTTCACTTAACTACGCAGATGGCAATTGCCAAATGAACCTGCACTATAACTCTAATGAATCTGCAGTACAGATTTTGTGAaagcttcattttcatttttaaataaCACAAGCATTACGGAAATCGCACCCTCAATCCTTAATTCCTTATGGTCTGACGATTCACAAATAAGCTTAACACAAGCAAATCACAATGATACAGTGAAGGAATACAGGGCATGCCATCGTATTTATATCTCTAGTATTTGACTACATGCAAAATGTAAAAGCTACTGGTACAAGTCAGAGTTAGGTTTGTTGATCCCTGGGGAATCCAATCACCAAGCAAAAGCACTACATATATTTAGGGAGTGAAAGCCATTGACATCTAATAACCTGGAAAATGCACAAGGTATGAACCCCGATAAACAGGGTATGTTGCACATTTCTACAAAACAATAttcaaggaaaattaaattcaGGAGCCACAAACAGCAAGAGAGTTTTATGACA
This region of Malus domestica chromosome 07, GDT2T_hap1 genomic DNA includes:
- the LOC103438606 gene encoding transcription factor TGA2.2-like translates to MADGSPRTDISTDVDTDDKNQRFDRDQYAIAPVASDSSDKSKDPKDQKTLRRLAQNREAARKSRLRKKAYVQQLESSRLKLTQLEQELQRARQQGIFISNSGDAAHSNSGNGAMTFNVEYGRWLEEQNRQINELRSAVNSHASDAELRIIVDGILAHYDEIFRLKGTAAKADVFHLLSGMWKTPAERCFLWLGGFRSSELLKLLVTQLEPLTEQQLVGINNLQQSSQQAEDALSQGMDALQQSLAETLSSGSLGSSGNSGNVANYMGQMAMAMGKLGTLEGFIRQADNLRQQTLQQMHRILTTRQSARALLAIHDYFSRLRALSSLWLARPRE
- the LOC139197514 gene encoding uncharacterized protein; the protein is MDVLGVNVKSPKQSKRSRSKGGVKVVYISSPMKVNTSASEFRALVQELTGRHSDAERFMETNNSGQHHQQNVHEDSREQKLKVVDDYVLLPQLPFPNSFYEFPNCASDSLFEPFSGQFELDVLRSYDQI